The sequence CCTGTCGAACCATGACACGTGATGTCGCCCCTCGACAGTGCTCGGGGTGACAAGCTCACCATGACAAATACTACTTCTTCGTCAGTGCCTTCAGCGCCGGCAGCTCCTTGCCCGAAATGAAATCGAGCATGGCGCCACCGCCCGTGCTCACGAAGGTGTAGACATCCATCGGGTACTGGTACTTCATGTGGAAGTCGATCGTATCCCCTCCCCCGACGATGGAAACCGCACCCTTCTTGGTCGCATCGCGCATCGCCTCTGCAATGCGCTTGGTGCCGTGCGAGAAACGGTTCATCTCATACAAACCGAGGGGTCCGTTCCAGATGATCGTGCCTGATTTTTCGATGATCTTTCGATAGCGTTCGATCGTCACCTTGCCGACATCCAGAATCATCATATCGCCCATCACGTTCTCGACCGGCAGATCCAGTTTCTCCGCCTCCTCCGTTGCTTCCGTAGCCACCACCACGTCGCGCGGCACGTGCACATCGGCCAAATCCGTTTTTTCACCCTCCAGCATGATCTCCTGCGCTTTTTCCATCTGCTCCTCCTCGTACCTCGAGGCACCCACCTCAAACCCCCGTGCAGCGATGAAGGTCGTGGCGATGCAGCCGCCGAGCAGCACGTCGTCACCCTTATTCAGGAAGTACTCGATGACGGGCACTTTCGTCTCCATCTTGGCCCCGCTCACGATGAGCGTTAAAGGCCGGCGTGGATCATCCACGACGTTCGAGAGATTCTTCACTTCCTGCTCCAGTTGCAGACCCATGTAGGCAGG is a genomic window of Candidatus Peribacter riflensis containing:
- a CDS encoding phosphoglycerate kinase, whose translation is MQYPLLKEAKLKGKKVLLRAGFDVEIEGGKVTNDSRIQAMLPTMKHILKEGAALILMAHQGRPKGERVPAMSQKPLVPILEKLLKATVKFSDQCRGPEAQKMADALTMGEVLLLENLRYEKAENSKDQKERDAFGKELAALADVYVNDAFTNCHRDHASMTSVPKLLPAYMGLQLEQEVKNLSNVVDDPRRPLTLIVSGAKMETKVPVIEYFLNKGDDVLLGGCIATTFIAARGFEVGASRYEEEQMEKAQEIMLEGEKTDLADVHVPRDVVVATEATEEAEKLDLPVENVMGDMMILDVGKVTIERYRKIIEKSGTIIWNGPLGLYEMNRFSHGTKRIAEAMRDATKKGAVSIVGGGDTIDFHMKYQYPMDVYTFVSTGGGAMLDFISGKELPALKALTKK